Genomic DNA from Alkalihalobacterium alkalinitrilicum:
CAAACAGGGAACCATTATCAAATACAAGTTCCAATACGTTCCTCATATTGTAGACACGCCTTCTGTCACTAGGGACAATTGAGGCTAAATCTTCTTCGCAACGATTGATGTTATCATCGGACTGCTGAAGAGGCGGCATATGATATGAACTACGAGGTAGGTATGATAAAAATCTTTTAATTTGATCAAGTGCATCTTGTTCATCTTTGGCCTCATTGTCGACAATTCCGCTACCTCGAGCATGGACTTTGCTTCCCCCCAATTCCTCTTTTGTAACAACCTCATTAATTCCTGGTGTTACCACTTGAGGTCCAGCTGCAAAAACATGACTTTTATCTTTTACCATAACAGAGAAATGGGAATGGACGACCCTAAGTGCACCAAGACCTGCACAAGAACCTAAGGCTGCTGCAACTACTGGAATAGTACCGAGCATTTTTCCGAGAGGCCATTGAGGGTAGCCTGGTATTTTGGTAGATTGATTTTTTTCAAGGAGTTTAATACTTCCGCCTGCACTATTTACTAGGCGTATTAACGGGATTCTCATATCTAAAGCCATTCTTTCTGCATAAACCATTTTCTCTGGAGAAGCTGATTCAGATGATCCTCCTCGAACCGTAAAGTCATCAGATGCTACATAGACTTTCTGTTTGTTTATTTTTCCCTTCCCAATTACAATATTTGATGGAGTGACATCAAGTAATTCTCCACTCTCTGAATATTTTGCAGATCCAGTAAATGCTCCAACTTCATGGAAACTACCTTCATCTAATAAATAATCTATTCTTTCTCGCGCAGTAAGTCTTCCAGCATCATGATGTTTCTTTATATTTTCTTCTCCACCTAATTTTTCAGCAAATTTTTGTCTTCTTTCAATTTCTTCAATTTCTTTATGCCAGGTATGCTCTTTAACCTCTTCATCAAGTACCTTTTGTCTTTCACTCATAAAGACAGCCTCCTCAATAGTTTTCCTAATATTTATAATTATTGTATAATTAGGTTTATGTAATGTAAAATACTCATTTATAATACTTAATATAGATATAAACTATATAAAACTAGGAGGTAATACTTGATGAGATTAGAACAATTATCATATTTAATTGAAATAGCAAGACTTGGTTCATTTTCTTTAGCCGCTGAAAGGTTACATATATCTCAGCCTAGCATTAGTCAAGCAATCAATAATCTTGAGAAAGAGTTAGGAGTGAAATTATTTAAGCGGTCAAGAGCAGGTGCAGAATTAACTGAGGTAGGAGAGGTTATTGTAAAGAAAGCCCAAGAAGTACTACGAAAACTCGATGAATTAAAACAAGAAGCAAACATTGAAACATCAAGTTATATCGGTAAATTATCTATAGGTGCAGTTCCTAGTATATGTATGACACTCTTACCAGAGGTTCTAGATGTGTATAAAAAAAAATATCCAAATGTTAACTTAGATATAAATGAAAGTGGTACAAAAGAAGTTATTAGTGATGTATTAAATGAAAAGATTGATGTGGGTTTTGTTGGTGTTTTTACAAATGGATGGAAAGAAGCAGGGTTGAATAATAACTTACATTTTGAGAAACTCTTCCATGGGGAAATAATGGCTTGTGTAGGAAAAGAGTCGCCTTTAGCTTTTGAAAACCCTGTAGACCCAAAAGTTCTAATTAAATATCCAATTGTCATTTTTAATCCTATGTATACTATCAATCAAATTGTGACAAGTATTTTGGAGGAATACGGAGAAATTAAGAATTTATTTTCATCAGATAATACTGAATCTGCCAAAAGGGTAATTGCACAAGGTTTAGCTATTGGTTTCTATACTGATTTATCACTAAAAAATGATCCATATGTAGAAACTGGCAAGATCATTCCGCTACATATAGATCACAACGAAGTTAGTATAACTTTTGGTCTAATTTACCCGAAAAGTTATCAATTCTCGCCAATTATTCGTTCTTTTATAAAAGTCTTAAAGAGCCATATTTAAAGAATTAACTAGCTTTTTAAGGCGAAGTTGTTAAAAACGTAGTTAATTCTACCAACTTTATTACTTGAATTATAAGTAGGTATCTCCATAACCTACTTTATTTTTTTATTTTGAGTTATTTTTTGATTATATATTTTGAAGGTTTTCTGAAAAAAACTACTATTTAAAGTTAAACTTGAAAAACTTAAGATAGTTGTCCTGCTTAGGATTGACACTCCAATAGAGAGATAACCATAACTATAGGCTATGGTTATATAATTAACTTAAATAAATACTCCGTTCGTTTGTCTGTTATATTCTCTTTATACATAATCAAAGACAAAGTCGATTGGAGGACATGAAAATGGGAATAAAATTCAAAAATCTTTTTTTAATTGTCCTTATCCTTTTGATAGGTTTTAAGCTTGCTCAATCGTTTGTTTATCTGGAATTTTTAACACATTCTATTTCTTTTTTTGCACTAATTTGTTTAATTTTATCTTTTTGCTTGATGGGTTTACGAAAAATGTTATTACCTATTTTTCTTTGTTTGTTAGCGTTGTTGATTAGTGTAATATATCCAAACGTCAGTTTAACTGATGTTATTTGGCAAGGATTGAGAGAAATGAGTAGTATGGTAGTAATTATTACAGTTGTTCCTATTGTGAGTTTAGTTCTTCGCCAAGATAATTATATAAATAATATTATTATTTTTTCGAGCAAAATTCTTGATAGTAGCACAAGATTTTATACTGGAACGATATTAATTACGCAAATGATCGGCTGTTTTTTATTGCCAACATCCATCCCGATTACTTATCAGTTTATTAGTGATTTTTTAAAATCAAAATTTAATGTATCCTGGGAGCACCTTAAAAGTACCGCTATTCTTAGGGGGTTTGCATTAATTGCTTTTTGGGCTGTTAGTATACCAAGTTTTGCTTACGCTGTAGAAGTTTTTCAAGTCCCTATAACAGTTGCAGTTGCACATGGTTTTTTCATTTCTTTCTGTGGGGTAGTTTTATCTGTTACACTATATCATTTTTATGAAAGGAAAGGTGAAAGTAGGTTAACTGAAGAAATTAAACAAACAATTGAAAAGAATTTAACATCAGAAACGTTAAAAACAGCAAAATATAAATCTATAGAATTTTTTTTACTCCTTATATCGTTATTAGGTTTAATTTTGGTTATAACTGTTATATCACCCTGGGGACTATTAACAGTTATGCCATTAGTGGTTATGGTTTGGACCATTAGCTTTTTTGTAATTAAAAAGAGGGTCTATGACTTTTGGCTCGAATTTAAGAATTATATTAATTCTCTTCCACTAAAAACAAAAGAAGTGAGCATTTTCTTATCATCTGGGTTGGTGATTTCCGCCATAAACAGTACGCCTATAGGAATGCTACTTATAGAAACCATGTATAAATTTACTGATATATTGCCAGGTATCAATTTCTTATTTTTGTTACCGTTTGTTGTTGCGCCACTTGGCTTTGTAGGGATGCCACCAGTAGCTTCTATGGTATTGGTTGTTAGTATCTTACATAACTTCGCTTTACCCTACCCAACTTTTTTAATTGTACTTTCATTAACGGTTGGATCATTTATCAGTATTATGCTCTCTCCATTCACAATCCCTGGCGTTTTATTAAGTGGTGCTAATGGGCAGACATCAATAAAAAATACTCTATTACAAAATAAGTTATTTACTATTCTCTTTTTTTTAATTGTACAATTTTATATTCAATTATTATTAAAACTATATACATAGCTATAAACTATGGTTTTATAGATTATTCGTATTTTACATAGTCTTTTTTAATGAATTATAATAATAGTATGAAAATTGTTAATATTCAAAACTAACAAAACACTGAACCTTTTTGTAAGGGTTTACAAAAAAGGTTCAAAAATTTGAAGGGGGAAAATATGCGTATAAAAAAAGTTTTTATTGTTCTAATTTCATTAGCCCTAAGTGTAATTTTAGTTGCATGTGGTGAAACTCCAAGTAGTACAACAGATGAACAAGCTAATAATTCAGAGAGTAGCGATACTTCAAACAGTGTTACTAAGGATGATGATTGGCCTAGAGGAATTACAATAGCCACATCGTCAGCAGGTGGATTTTACTATGCATATGGTGGAGCTTGGGCCAATATTTTAGATTTCATTCCTATATCACCAGAGAGTAGTGCAGGTGGGGTTGATAACGTAAAATTGGTTGAAGCAGGAAATGTAGAGGTAGGGATCGCCTCGGATGGAATATTATACGATGGACTACACGGTATTGATTGGGCAGAAGGTCAAGAATATTCTAATGTTCGAGCTATGTTTCCTATGTCTCCAGGTTACTTTCAGATAGTGGCAAAATCAGGAAGTGGTATTGAATCTATCCATGACCTTGAAGGTAGGAGATTTGTAACTGGGGCTGCAGGAACTGGTTCCGATACTTATTTAAGAAGGTTGTTAGATCATTTTGATATTAAGGCAGATATTATAAATATTAATTATGGAGATGCAGTCGGTCAACTTAATGATGGTATGATAGATGCATTTGGGGTAGCTCCAACTGGTGTTCCTCATCCTGCAACATCAGAGTTTATGGCAACAAATGACGCTGTAATTATTGGTGTTAGTGAAGAAGATCTATCTTCGTTACAGGAAGTATATCCATATATGCAATCAGGTTACATTCCTGCAGGAACATATGATGGTATAGATGAAGACGTTCATACAATTACGATGTGGAATATTTATTTAGCACACAAAGAATTGCCAGATAGTCTTGTGTACGCACTAGTAGAAGAAACGTATAAAAACTATGATCGGTTAGCAACCAATGCTCCTTCAGCTGAAGAGACTCTTCCTGAGAATATAAAATACTTGACGGTACCACTACATTCTGGTGCAGCACAGTACTTTGAGGAAAATGGTTATGAAATACCAGAACAAGCTAAGCCAATAGACTAAAAAAATATAGGGAGTCGCTACTACCTTAGTGACTCCTTAGCTATATCGACTAGGAGGTGCTTACTTTGTTAAAAACAGATGAAAAAAGTGAATTGGAAAAACTAAAGGAAGCATCTGAACAAAATTCTACGGAAAATGAGCGTTATCGAGATTTAAAGGGAATTGGTTACAAGATTATATATATTACAGGGGTTATATTTGTTTTATTTATTTTAATAACAATATTATGGAAACCCATTGACCCTTTTTATATGAGAAGCGTGTTTCTAATATCTTCTCTAGTTATGGTATTAACGCTCGTGCCTTACTCTAAGTCTGAACGTGCAAAAAAATTCCATTGGATAGATCTCACAGGTATACTACTATCAATTGGGATTTTAAGTTATATTTTCTGGGACTTTCATGGCATCCTCGGACGAGTAACTACTTTCCCAAATGGTTATGATGTTATTGCTAGTATTGTGCTTTTGTTACTTTTATTTGAAGCAACCAGAAGATTACAAGGATGGGGATTGGTAATCCTTGCGTTAATTTTTATTATTTATGCAATTATTGGCAACTACTTACCTGGGATACTTTGGCACCGAGGATATGAGATTGAACGGATATTAGGTAATACGTTCAGTAATATTGGTATTTTTGGTATACCTCTAGGAGTTGCTACAACCTATGTATTTATGTTTATTTTATTAGGTTCATTTTTACAGGTTTCAGGTGTTACACGTGTTTTTGTAGATCTAGCATCTTCAATAGCAGGTGCACAAAGAGGAGGACCTGCTAAGGTTGCAGTCTTAGCTAGTGCGTTTTTTGGGACAATTAATGGAACTTCAGTAGGAAACGTGGTAACTTCAGGAACTTTCACTATACCTATGATTAAACGGGCAGGCTATTCTGCTCGATTTGCTGGAGCAACAGAATCTGTAGCCTCAACTGGGGGACAAATTATGCCACCTATAATGGGTGCGGCGGCATTCCTAATGGCGGAATATTTAGGTATAAGTTACTTTGCAGTTGCTCTCGCAGCCACAATTCCTGCTCTTCTTTATTTTATTTCTATATTTATAATGGTTGACTTTGAATCACGTAAAAAACAAATTAAAGGTATACCTAAGGAAAAACTACCTAACTTTAAATATATTATTATAAAAGAGTCTTATTTACTGATTCCAGTGTTTGTTCTCCTATTCTCTCTGTTCTTTTTGCAAATTTCACCTCTTCGTGCTGCTTTTTATTCAATAATTGCAACAATTATAATATCAATATTTAACGCTACTAATCGTATGGGAATTAAAAAGACGTTAGATGCACTCCATATCACTTCTAGAGGATTGATGGATATAGCTGTTACTACTGCAGTAGCAGGAATAATAATAGGTATGGTTTCTCTAACAGGACTAGGGTTTAGATTTACAGAACTTGTTATTTCTTTTTCATTTGGAATCATGTTGCTTGGATTAATACTTGCTATGCTTATTACAATTGTTTTAGGGATGGGGCTACCTACTGTTGCTGCATATGCTATTTCAGCAGTAATTATTGCACCAGCTTTGATTGAGTTAGGGGTTAACCCGTTAGCCGCTCACCTATTCATACTATACTTTGCTAGCCTCTCTGCAATTACTCCACCAATTGCACTAGCGTCATTTGCAGCTGCAGCAATTGCAAAGGCAAAACCAATGGAAGTGGCACTTACTTCTGTTAGGTTAGGGATGGTAGCGTATATAATCCCGTATATGTTTGTTTATGGAACAGGTCTTATTTTACAAGGTCCTTTTACTCTAACACTTTATAAAACTATAACATGTATTATTGGAATTTATGCATTAGCTGGTTTTGTGCAGGGGTGGTTTATTAGAAAAGTAAACTGGTATATTAGATGTTTGTTACTATGTATAGGTTTAATGCTAGTAATACCTGAAATAATCAGTGACATTTTAGGAGCTATTCTCTTATTATCAATTATTCTTATCCAAAGAAAGCCTACTACTATTTCATCAGAATCTACAATAGATTCAGTAAATTAAATAAAGGCTTTAAGGTGGAGGGAAGTCATTACTTCCCTCGATCTACTGATATTAGACAATTAATGCCAATTAATATAAAAGGCTGGTAGAGTATGAGAGCTTTTGACTAAAAGTTTATTTTTATATAGGTAAAAACTATATTAATTATCAAAAATGTGTATTTTACATTACATAAAACTAATTATAAAATTATTATGAGAATTCTAAAAATAAACACAAAATTTATAGCGGTCTGGTATTGCTAAATAAGGAGGAGTATTTTTGTTTAAAAAAGTTTTAATAGCAAATAGAGGAGAAATAGCAGTTAGGGTCATTCGGTCCTGTGAGTATTTGGGTATTAAAACTGTAGCTATATTTTCGGAGGCTGATCGTGATGCCCTCCATGTTCAACTGGCTGATGAAGCTTTTTGTGTTGGGGGACCACGCGTAAATGAAAGTTATTTAAACTTAGAAAAAATTATCGAAGTGGCTAAAGAGAATAGCGTGGATGCAATACATCCTGGGTATGGTCTCCTTTCAGAAAATAGTCATTTTGCTGAGGAGTGTAATAAGAATGGGATTGTGTTTATAGGTCCTTCTCCAAAGGTTATTTCTCGTATGGGTAGTAAGATAGAGGCACGTAAAGTAATGGTAAATGTAGGTGTGCCTGTCGTTCCAGGAATAGATTATCCTTTAGGGGATGTTGAAGAAGCTTGTAGGGTAGCAAGTAAAATGGGCTTCCCTGTTATGTTAAAGGCCTCTGCAGGAGGTGGGGGGATAGGGATGCAGGTTGTCAAGACTGAGGAAGAACTTCGAAAAGTATATTCTGGTAACCAAAAGCGAGCTAATGATTTTTTTGGGGACGGGGCAATGTTTATCGAAAAATTTATTGAAAACCCACGTCATATTGAAGTTCAAATTTTGGTTGATAGTCAAGGGAATGCAGTATATTTGTGGGAACGTGAATGTTCTATTCAACGTCGTCATCAAAAGGTGATCGAAGAAGCCCCATCATCTTTTTTAGATGAAGAAACTAGAAGGGAAATGGGAAAGGTTGCTGTAAGAGCTGCAAAGGCCATTGGCTATACTAATGCAGGGACGATTGAATTCTTGGTTGATAGCAATAAAAATTTCTATTTTTTGGAAATGAATACGAGGTTACAAGTAGAACATCCAGTTACTGAAGAAATAACGGGCATCGACTTAGTCAAGGAACAGATAGAAATTGCTACAGGAAAAGAATTAACATTTTCTCAATCTGATATTAAAAGAATAGGTCATGCAATAGAGGCCCGGATATATGCTGAGGATCCTCAAACATTCTTTCCATCACCAGGTAAAGTTACAAAGTTTAAGATTCCCAACGGTGAAAATATTCGTCATGAATTGGCTGTTTACGAGGGTTTTACCGTGACACCATACTATGACCCGATGATTGCGAAATTAATTGTTACTGGAAATGACCGAGATGAAACGATTAATCATCTTAAAGAAGCATTGGAGAACTATCATGTAGAAGGAATTAAAACAAATATACCTATGTTAAAAAGAGTTATCTCCCATCCAGCCTTCAGTGCAGGAGATACAACCACAAATTTTGTACAAAAATATTTAAGTGATAAATCAAAAGTGGAGGGATAAACATGAGTGAAATTGTAACAAATATGGCTGCGAATGTTTGGAAAATACTAATTAACGAGGGGGACCAAATAGAAGACGGTCAAGAAATTGCAATAATGGAATCTATGAAAATGGAAATACCAGTAATAGCCGAAGAAAGTGGAGTTGTTAAAGAGATCAAAGTGAAAGAAGGAGACTTTGTTAATGATGGAGATGTTTTATTAATACTAGAATAATAAAGACAACCAAATAGTCAAATTTGATTATTTGGTTGTCTTTATTTTGAATTATTTTACCAGATGGAATTAGTTGTAAGAGGGAGGTGACCTTTTGGCAATTCCAGAAGTCAAAGAAAAAGAAAATTATCCTGCTCAAAAGAAAGAATCTCGAGCTTCTAAATTGGGCAAATTTTTACCTGGTATTGGGTTGTGTTTAAGTGTAATGGTAATTGGGTTATATTTAGCTGAGGTATTGGGAATTGCTTTTAATTACTTAAATGGAATTTCTACTGAGGCTAGTAGCCCTATTTCGGGAGTATTTATATCAATTATTTTAGGTTTACTAATAAGAAACATGATTGGTTTACACCCTATTTTTAAGAACGGTGTTAATTTTTCAATCAAGTTTATTTTGAAATTAGGAATAATTCTATTAGGAATCAGGTTAAGTTTTATGGATGTTGTAAAATTAGGTTCTTGGGGAATTCCTATTATTATCTTGTGTATAGTTTCCGGAATATTTATTACTCTCTGGATTACAAAAAAACTAAACCAATCTTATCGTTTAGGGACATTAATTGCTTGTGGTACGGGAATATGTGGTGTAACAGCTATACTAGCAACTGCTCCTAGTATTAAGGCAAAAGAAGATGAGGTTGCTTATGCAATTGCTAATATAACGTTATTTGGAATAATAAGCATGATCCTCTATCCATATATTGCTTTTTATTTGTTTCAAAATGACCCTATTAAAGTAGGAATATTTCTTGGTACAGCCATACATGATACAGCTCAGGTCGCTGGTGCTTCTCTAATTTACGATCAAACTTTTGATAATGCTAGAGTTATTGATGTTGCAACTATAACAAAATTGACACGTAATTTCCTTATTATTGCTGTTATCCCCATAATATCTTTCTATTATCTTAAAAGTATTCCCAAAGATAGTAATAGTAAAGGTGCGGTTACGCCAAAGTGGTATAAATTAATACCATTATTTGTAATAGGTTTCCTCATTTTATCTGCTATTAGATCCATTGGCGATGCTGGTGTATCACATAGTGGGTTTGCTTTTGGATTACTAACACCCGAAAATTGGGCATCCTTTTATTCAAATTTAGACACAATTGGTACAAAATATATGTTAGGTTCTGCTATGGCGGCCGTTGGACTATCAACAAGCTTAAGTGTATTTAAAGGTTTAGGTATTAAGCCATTTTATATCGGTATAATTGCAGCATTGTCAGTAGGAGTTATCAGTGTCATTATGATTTCCTTATTGGGAGGGTTAATAAATTTTTAAAACTAATGAAAGGAGCCTGCAAATCAGCAAGCTCCTTTCATTAGTTTATTCTGTTACATCTTCCTCATTCATACCTAAACTATTAGGTAAACTTTCTTCTAAACCTAAGTGCACTCGTAATTCATGAGAAACATCTTCAACAGACTCTTGGTCTAATTGATAGTAGTAAATGCCATCCAAACGCAAATTATCGCCGCGTAATGAAAGTTGTTCAATATCATTAATAGAGCTTGCATAAGGATGTAATGCTAACATGTTTTCAAATAAAAAATTGGTTGAAATATGTTCACTAATTTCATCAATAATCGTATCGAAACGTAGGATCGACGATAATGATGCGGCTTCTTTAATAACCCCTTTAACGACTTCTTGCTGACGTTCCCCACGACCAATATCTCCGCGTGGATCATCTTTTCGCATTCTCGCATAAGCTAACGCTTCTTCACCATTTAAACGTTGTAGCCCTTTGTAGATCGTTACCGCGTTTCGACTTCCTTGACTTCCATGTGCATTAAAAGTAAATGGTACTTCGACTTCAACGCCGCCTAAAGCATTGATAACCTCTATAAAGGCTGTAAAGTTCAAGCGGACAAAATAATCAACTGGAACATCAAGTAATTCTTCAACCGTGTCAATCGACATATCGACGCCGCCGAATGCGTGAGCGTGGTTGATTTTATCTAGGCGATCACGTCCAACAATATTGACTCGTGAGTCACGAGGAATACTTAACATTTTAATTGATTGTTCTTCTTTATTAAATGTCACTAACATCATCGAGTCTGTTCTTGCACCGCGACTGTTAGGTTCTAACGTATCTATTCCTAAAAAGAGAACGGAAAAGTTATCACTTTTTGGATCAATCGGTTCTAATCGTTTTTCTGATTTATCGCCACGTGCTAATTCTTGATTCACTTCTGAAGCAGCACTTGCAAGTTTATATGTGAGATAGGAACCATAGGCAACTGTCGGAACTACAATTATCAATAATGGAATGATAAACCATAGCAATCGACGTCTATTTTTCCTTTTTCTTTTATCAGTTCTTTTTAGCATAATTCGACTCCTTTTTCTAGTCTTCTAATCTATTTTAGTTGAAGACTTTCTTATTAGCAATACGTAAATAATTCCGTTTATTCCTTTTAAAACGGCTAATTTCTAGTGTGTTTATAAAGGTTACTAAAATAGTAACCCATTTTTCTAGTATCTTCTAGTACAAAGTTTGACAATATATGATATAATACACCGTGTATTTTTAAAATAGTATATTAAATTTATATAAATATAATCTAAATAGATGGAGTGATACACATTGTCAAAGAATAGCTTATGTGTAGTTGGATTAGGATATATTGGTTTACCAACAGCGACGATGTTTGCTAAACATGGCTTTAATGTATTAGGTGTAGATATTAACGAAAATGCTGTAAACCTTTTAAACCAAGGAGAAATTCATATAGAAGAAGTGGGCTTAGGTGAATTAGCGAAGGAAGTAGTCACGTCTGGAAACTTACATGCAGCAACAGCTCCATCATTTGCCGATACCTTTATTATAGCAGTACCAACGCCTCATCATGCAGACGGTTCTGCCAATTTAGATTACGTCGTATCTGCGACGAAGTCGATCTTACCTTATTTAAAAGAAGACAATGTAGTGATCATCGAGTCAACGATCCCACCGCGTACGATCGATGATGTGGTGGCACCGATCCTTACAGAAGCAGGTTGGAATGTCGGAGAGAATGTATTTTTAGCCCATTGCCCTGAGCGTGTTCTTCCTGGGCGTATTTTAATCGAGCTCGTTGAAAACACACGTATTGTTGGTGGAATTAACGCGATTTCTGCCCAAAAGGCAGCTGAAGTTTACCGTACGTTTGTGACAGGCGACATTTTAGAAACAAGTGCCGTCAGTGCAGAAATGTCGAAGTTAATGGAAAATACGTACCGTGATGTCAATATTGCCTTAGCAAACGAATTAGCGAAAATTTCTGAGCGTCTTGGTGTGAATGCACTGGAAGTTATTCAACTAGCAAATCACCACCCGCGCGTAAATTTACACCTTCCAGGTCCTGGTGTTGGTGGACACTGTTTAGCAGTTGACCCTTACTTTATTATTGAAAAAGCACCAGAACAAGCGGTGTTAATTTCGGACGCTAGAAAAATCAATAATTCAATGCCACAATTTGTTGTGGAGCAATTAGAAAAAGTGCTTTCTAATGAAAATGCGAAAGTGGCCGTATTAGGGTTAACGTACAAAGGAAATATTGATGATGTTCGTGAAAGTCCGGCGATGGATATTGTCGCGTTACTACAACAAAAGTCATTTAATCTGTCCTTCCATGACCCGCACGTACGTCAAGAACAAGTATCTTTTACCTTATCATCATTTGAAGATGCCGTTGAAGGTGCGGAATGTGTGTTAATTTTAACAGACCATAAAGAGTTCAAATCGTTAAATGAAGAAGCAATGGTGAATACAATGAGCAACCCACTTGTATTTGATACTCGTAATTGTACAATAATCGAAAATACAGCGATTCAATACTTTAATTACAGCAACTTGTTTGAAATGAATAAAACATTACAAGAAGTGTAATAATACGAAAAAGCCGTTCCGAATGGAACGGCTTTTTCAATCACTTATTGAAGTTCTAAATGCTTCTTCAACTCATTGCTTACACGTGTAATTTCTTCATTAGGGACAATGTAGTAGTAAATGCCATTTATCGTTTGACCAGAACCGCTAATTTGTAGTTCATCTACACTGTGGCGAGCATCACGGTAATTCGATTGAATTTTGTTGAT
This window encodes:
- a CDS encoding LCP family protein; this encodes MLKRTDKRKRKNRRRLLWFIIPLLIIVVPTVAYGSYLTYKLASAASEVNQELARGDKSEKRLEPIDPKSDNFSVLFLGIDTLEPNSRGARTDSMMLVTFNKEEQSIKMLSIPRDSRVNIVGRDRLDKINHAHAFGGVDMSIDTVEELLDVPVDYFVRLNFTAFIEVINALGGVEVEVPFTFNAHGSQGSRNAVTIYKGLQRLNGEEALAYARMRKDDPRGDIGRGERQQEVVKGVIKEAASLSSILRFDTIIDEISEHISTNFLFENMLALHPYASSINDIEQLSLRGDNLRLDGIYYYQLDQESVEDVSHELRVHLGLEESLPNSLGMNEEDVTE
- a CDS encoding nucleotide sugar dehydrogenase, producing the protein MSKNSLCVVGLGYIGLPTATMFAKHGFNVLGVDINENAVNLLNQGEIHIEEVGLGELAKEVVTSGNLHAATAPSFADTFIIAVPTPHHADGSANLDYVVSATKSILPYLKEDNVVIIESTIPPRTIDDVVAPILTEAGWNVGENVFLAHCPERVLPGRILIELVENTRIVGGINAISAQKAAEVYRTFVTGDILETSAVSAEMSKLMENTYRDVNIALANELAKISERLGVNALEVIQLANHHPRVNLHLPGPGVGGHCLAVDPYFIIEKAPEQAVLISDARKINNSMPQFVVEQLEKVLSNENAKVAVLGLTYKGNIDDVRESPAMDIVALLQQKSFNLSFHDPHVRQEQVSFTLSSFEDAVEGAECVLILTDHKEFKSLNEEAMVNTMSNPLVFDTRNCTIIENTAIQYFNYSNLFEMNKTLQEV